In a single window of the Oryctolagus cuniculus chromosome 9, mOryCun1.1, whole genome shotgun sequence genome:
- the LOC103349135 gene encoding mini-chromosome maintenance complex-binding protein-like, whose translation MFLSELSPVRAELLGFLTHALLGDSLAAEYLILHLISTVYTRRDVLPLGKFTVNLSGCPRNSTFTEHLYRIIQHLVPASFRLQMTIENMNHLKFIPHKDYAANRLVSGLLQLPSNTSLVIDETLLEQGQLDSPGVHNVTALSKLITWQKVDYDFSYHQMEFPCNINVLITSEGRSLLPADCQVHLQPQLVPPNVEEHMSSLLAGVLPSALSRFRVYLTLLRFLDYSISDDVTKAVEDDFVERRKNDPQSITADDLHQLLVVARFLSLSAGRTTLSRERWLRAKQLESLRRHRLQQQKCVNGTNCNDLTPLRRRADQSHVIAEFKCHLYYIVL comes from the coding sequence ATGTTTCTGTCTGAACTGTCTCCAGTCAGAGCAGAACTGCTTGGATTCCTCACTCACGCCCTCTTGGGAGATAGTCTGGCTGCGGAATACCTTATATTGCACCTCATCTCTACAGTATATACAAGAAGAGATGTTCTTCCTCTAGGAAAATTTACAGTTAACCTGAGTGGTTGCCCACGGAACAGCACCTTCACAGAACACTTATATCGAATTATTCAACACCTTGTTCCAGCGTCTTTTCGCCTACAGATGACGATAGAGAACATGAACCATTTGAAGTTCATCCCCCACAAAGACTACGCGGCCAATCGCTTGGTCAGTGGACTCCTGCAGCTGCCCAGCAACACCTCCCTCGTCATTGACGAGACGCTCCTGGAGCAGGGTCAGCTGGACAGCCCAGGGGTCCACAACGTGACTGCCCTGAGCAAGCTCATAACCTGGCAGAAGGTGGATTACGACTTCAGCTAccaccagatggagttcccttGCAACATCAACGTTCTCATCACCTCGGAAGGGCGCTCCCTCCTCCCGGCCGACTGCCAGGTCCACTTGCAGCCCCAGCTCGTCCCACCCAACGTGGAGGAGCACATGAGCAGCCTGCTCGCCGGCGTGCTGCCCTCGGCGCTCAGCAGGTTCCGCGTCTACCTGACCCTGCTGAGGTTCCTGGATTACAGCATCTCCGACGACGTGaccaaggcagtggaagacgactTCGTGGAAAGGCGCAAGAACGACCCTCAGAGCATCACCGCCGACGACCTGCACCAGCTGCTCGTGGTGGCCAGGTTTCTGTCGCTCAGCGCCGGTCGGACAACTCTGTCGCGAGAACGGTGGCTCAGAGCAAAGCAGCTGGAGTCGTTAAGGAGACACAGGCTTCAGCAGCAGAAGTGTGTGAATGGAACGAACTGTAACGACCTGACACCTCTGAGGCGGCGGGCGGATCAGAGCCACGTGATTGCAGAATTCAAATGCCATTTATACTACATCGTTTTATAG